One region of Faecalibacter bovis genomic DNA includes:
- a CDS encoding TonB-dependent receptor encodes MKKGLITLGLLLGTLTSLQAQKIITGKIVDENNKPLSNVLVQEPISKKWTHTKEDGTYKIEVSSDNTTLIISQLGKDLQEVIVDPDFNNVTTTLFKQNLRLEEVVIFPKRKKEYSEIVLGKEAVENVQAFSINEVLEQLPGQFTPDFNNNQFKNIVFRTANNNANITKLTNASGDRQDYFANRAFGTSIVVNDIPLSNNENMQTFSPNTSGAFSYNSGNTFGDGSDYSFSNANYGVDLREVATNNIEEIKVVQGIASAKYGDMTSGLVLIQTKVGETPYRASISMRDATTEYNLSKGFRLSSRNFVNAQINFLESNSDPRNSLTKYNRLNGNISWKTNNLASTLTNTLTANIGYRADELKNNPDDFADAKVKDDRTTIRISNNLKWNLNKSWIETINVDANLNYEKSNSYKEEWRNLGNAAITDSTSEGIHQAIIVPAQYFYNMNVEGIPISTYLNIEGVKSLQSKNEWIHTFSAGLSTRTSSNQGRGRYTTGNGVPNYLTLSGAGGSLGYRDYNFRNTKTVFQFSAYAEDQITKYFDGDAVLKLDLGLRYENQLGFSTLQPRINTSYGFNKFLRLRGGFGMASKTPSLNQLYTGNRFYDYLLGDGIYSVPGAGLVGWIQTFELPADNPDLKPIRSMNTEFGVDLNFKFGTLNVTGFYNKMTDGITSIDDPFQRTISEIALDTSSSTPSYNVIGERNIGFFGSQLRNALESEDLGLEAFMTFKRIKPLNLDIQVNSSYIKTTNTPNKLQYSQSTVLTEPEKYAVYNGLESKTDQLTLGSNFNYHLRKVGLLVSLRTEHILRMNHNRNQNRFPIGYLDDQMQYHAIPVEDQMNTDLYGHLIKTSVKGEESLQNSIHNIHFRLSKDFMNGFKISVYTTNVFGLKPTYFDTNGVKQIYPIAQFSLGGKLEYSF; translated from the coding sequence ATGAAAAAAGGGTTAATTACATTAGGTTTATTACTTGGTACACTAACTAGTTTACAAGCTCAGAAGATTATTACAGGTAAAATAGTTGATGAGAACAATAAACCATTATCTAATGTATTGGTACAAGAACCAATTAGTAAAAAATGGACGCATACAAAAGAAGATGGAACTTATAAAATAGAAGTTTCAAGTGACAATACAACTTTAATCATTTCTCAGTTAGGGAAAGACTTACAAGAAGTAATTGTTGATCCGGATTTTAATAATGTTACAACAACTCTTTTCAAACAAAACTTGCGTTTAGAAGAAGTTGTTATTTTCCCTAAACGTAAAAAAGAATATTCTGAAATCGTTTTAGGTAAAGAAGCTGTTGAAAATGTACAAGCTTTTTCTATTAACGAAGTTTTAGAACAATTGCCTGGGCAATTTACTCCTGATTTTAATAATAATCAATTCAAAAACATTGTTTTTCGTACAGCTAATAACAATGCTAATATTACGAAATTAACAAATGCTTCTGGAGATAGACAAGATTATTTTGCCAATCGTGCTTTTGGTACATCTATCGTCGTTAATGATATCCCGTTATCTAACAACGAAAATATGCAAACCTTCTCTCCTAATACTTCTGGTGCATTCAGTTATAATTCAGGAAATACGTTTGGAGATGGTTCTGATTACTCGTTTTCTAATGCAAATTACGGAGTTGATTTACGCGAAGTTGCAACCAATAACATAGAAGAAATTAAAGTTGTACAAGGTATTGCTTCGGCAAAATATGGTGACATGACTTCTGGTTTGGTTTTAATACAGACTAAAGTTGGTGAAACTCCTTACCGAGCTTCAATTTCTATGCGCGATGCAACAACAGAATACAATTTATCTAAAGGATTTAGACTAAGCTCAAGAAATTTTGTTAATGCACAAATTAACTTTTTAGAATCTAATTCAGATCCTCGAAATAGTTTAACAAAATACAATCGTTTAAACGGAAATATCTCTTGGAAAACGAACAACCTTGCTTCTACTCTAACAAATACGTTGACTGCAAATATTGGTTATCGTGCGGATGAATTAAAAAATAATCCAGATGATTTTGCAGATGCAAAAGTAAAAGATGATAGAACTACAATTCGTATTTCTAATAATCTGAAATGGAATTTAAATAAATCTTGGATTGAAACAATTAATGTTGATGCGAATTTAAACTACGAAAAATCAAATTCGTATAAAGAAGAATGGCGAAATTTAGGTAATGCAGCTATAACTGATTCAACTTCAGAAGGAATTCATCAAGCGATTATAGTTCCTGCTCAATATTTTTATAACATGAATGTGGAAGGAATTCCTATTTCGACTTATTTAAACATTGAAGGTGTTAAATCTTTGCAATCTAAAAACGAATGGATTCATACATTTTCTGCTGGTTTATCAACTCGTACAAGTTCAAATCAAGGTCGTGGTCGTTATACTACGGGAAATGGTGTACCTAATTATTTAACTTTAAGTGGTGCTGGTGGTTCATTAGGTTATCGTGATTATAATTTCAGAAATACAAAAACTGTTTTTCAATTTTCCGCTTATGCAGAAGATCAAATTACAAAATATTTTGATGGAGATGCAGTTTTAAAATTAGATCTTGGTTTACGTTACGAAAATCAATTAGGATTTTCAACATTACAACCTCGTATCAATACATCTTATGGATTTAATAAATTCTTACGTTTACGAGGTGGTTTCGGTATGGCGAGTAAAACACCTTCTCTTAATCAGTTATATACTGGTAATCGTTTCTACGATTATTTATTAGGTGACGGAATTTATTCTGTACCAGGTGCAGGATTAGTTGGTTGGATTCAGACTTTTGAATTACCAGCTGATAATCCAGATTTAAAACCAATTCGTTCAATGAATACTGAATTTGGAGTTGATCTTAATTTTAAATTTGGTACGCTTAACGTTACTGGATTTTACAATAAAATGACTGATGGAATTACATCGATCGATGATCCTTTTCAACGTACAATAAGCGAAATTGCTTTAGATACATCATCTTCAACACCATCTTATAATGTAATCGGTGAAAGAAATATAGGTTTCTTTGGTTCACAATTAAGAAATGCTTTAGAATCTGAAGATTTAGGACTTGAGGCGTTTATGACATTCAAACGTATCAAACCACTTAATTTAGATATTCAAGTCAATTCATCTTACATTAAGACGACGAATACACCAAATAAATTACAATATTCACAATCTACGGTTTTAACAGAGCCAGAAAAATATGCAGTGTATAACGGTTTAGAATCTAAAACTGACCAGTTAACATTAGGTTCTAATTTTAATTATCACTTACGCAAGGTAGGTTTATTAGTTTCTTTAAGAACTGAGCATATTTTAAGAATGAATCATAATAGAAATCAGAACAGATTTCCAATTGGTTATTTAGATGATCAAATGCAATATCATGCAATTCCTGTCGAAGATCAAATGAATACTGATTTGTATGGTCATCTTATAAAAACATCTGTAAAAGGGGAAGAAAGTTTACAAAATTCAATTCATAACATTCATTTTAGATTATCTAAAGATTTCATGAATGGATTTAAAATTTCAGTTTACACAACAAATGTGTTTGGTTTAAAACCAACATATTTCGATACTAATGGAGTAAAACAAATTTACCCTATTGCACAATTTTCATTAGGTGGAAAATTAGAATATTCATTTTAA
- a CDS encoding RES family NAD+ phosphorylase, producing MFVYNIRKEKYANSLRASGVANRWNKNDEFVIYTGSSRSLSTLELVVHRSGISIDNSYKLLVIEINCTTEEILEIKTSDLPKKWQNVESYPKLQAIGSEWYKSFKYLVMKVPSAIIPKECNYLINTKHPDFEKKVKIYEIEDYQWDKRLL from the coding sequence ATGTTCGTTTATAATATTCGAAAAGAAAAATATGCCAATTCGTTGCGTGCGTCTGGAGTTGCCAACAGATGGAACAAAAATGACGAATTTGTTATATATACCGGAAGTTCAAGATCTTTATCAACTTTAGAATTAGTTGTTCATCGTAGTGGAATATCAATCGATAATTCTTACAAATTATTGGTCATCGAAATTAATTGTACAACCGAAGAAATTCTTGAGATTAAAACTTCAGATTTACCAAAGAAGTGGCAAAATGTTGAATCCTACCCAAAATTGCAAGCCATAGGATCTGAATGGTATAAAAGTTTTAAATATTTGGTGATGAAAGTTCCTTCTGCAATTATACCTAAAGAATGTAATTATTTGATTAATACCAAACATCCTGATTTTGAAAAAAAAGTAAAAATTTATGAGATTGAAGATTATCAATGGGATAAAAGATTGCTGTAA
- a CDS encoding cytochrome-c peroxidase, translating to MRMKKAIPLVALGVTFTFLALKPNNVIDQGYTIDQLKTLYSSGDQSKWPKPTVDASVYADGFEDIGSLGKVPFPEDNPYTKEKADLGKSLFFDPRLSNSNQISCANCHDPEQNWGDARRVPYGEDRQQGARNSISLMNVAYTKAMFWDGRATTLEEQAVFPIKDPKEMNHHIDFATKKIAQIQGYKKLFKDAFGDEKVTNERIVQSLATFQRTILSPKTRFDKFIAGDSTQLTNQEVQGLHLFRTKARCINCHNTALFSDSKFHNIGLTYYGREYEDLGLYNTTKLAKNVGEFKTPSLREVPQNAPYMHNGLFPTIRGVLNMYNAGMFHFQPNEKQKNDSLFPKTSPLIQKLNLNAAEMDALEAFLMSLKQNQYKMRAPELPK from the coding sequence ATGAGAATGAAAAAGGCGATTCCTTTAGTTGCACTTGGTGTTACTTTTACTTTTTTAGCTTTGAAACCTAATAATGTAATTGATCAAGGTTATACAATCGATCAATTGAAAACATTATACTCAAGTGGTGACCAATCAAAATGGCCAAAACCAACTGTTGATGCTAGCGTTTACGCTGATGGTTTCGAGGATATTGGCTCATTAGGAAAAGTTCCTTTTCCTGAAGATAATCCATACACGAAAGAAAAAGCTGATTTAGGAAAATCATTATTCTTTGATCCTCGTTTATCAAATTCGAATCAAATTTCTTGTGCCAACTGTCACGATCCTGAACAAAATTGGGGTGATGCAAGACGTGTTCCTTATGGGGAAGATCGTCAGCAAGGTGCTCGTAATTCTATTTCATTAATGAATGTTGCTTACACAAAAGCAATGTTTTGGGATGGTCGTGCAACAACTTTAGAAGAACAAGCTGTTTTTCCTATTAAAGATCCAAAAGAGATGAATCATCACATCGATTTTGCAACAAAAAAAATTGCGCAAATCCAAGGATATAAAAAGCTTTTTAAAGATGCATTTGGTGATGAAAAAGTAACGAACGAAAGAATTGTACAATCTTTAGCTACTTTTCAACGTACGATTTTATCTCCAAAAACTAGATTTGATAAATTTATTGCAGGTGATTCTACCCAATTAACTAATCAGGAAGTTCAAGGATTACACCTATTTCGTACAAAAGCGCGTTGTATAAACTGTCATAATACAGCATTATTTTCTGATAGTAAATTCCATAATATTGGTTTAACTTATTATGGTCGTGAATACGAAGATTTAGGATTATACAACACTACTAAATTAGCTAAAAATGTTGGTGAATTTAAAACTCCATCTTTAAGAGAAGTTCCACAAAATGCACCTTATATGCATAACGGATTATTCCCAACTATTCGTGGTGTTTTAAATATGTATAACGCAGGAATGTTCCATTTTCAACCAAACGAAAAGCAAAAGAATGATTCTTTGTTTCCTAAAACTTCTCCATTGATTCAGAAATTGAATTTAAATGCAGCTGAAATGGATGCTTTAGAAGCTTTCTTAATGAGTTTAAAACAAAATCAATATAAAATGAGAGCTCCAGAATTACCAAAATAA
- a CDS encoding DUF6850 family outer membrane beta-barrel protein, producing MKSTLDLNSYDISLFVRKSTNKALFLMAATLGGISFAQNNDTIKIDSNPLHQQDIDQLNLLPITYANQNVKDFTHTEVYFKFKKNEFARKQTAAETTRYGFKTHGLYNVNPDLKIFGNIDLQKYNEKNLAYTLDDTRTDDIEVLHPQYYFVPRASDWSNQQYDINAGIIKNFGGFNLAAKAGLYANKLARQVDPRPEISNRKLSGEIQAGYTLGAHQLFVLAGYGRKDKDYNYYYSNSQLNNIAYPETYMRFNSGFGRVVNRPYLNYGAGYFSRTTYKKAGAGYNLNLENTLITAHYIYQKNLENWFDDEFENDKFKRFQYQTISYQGGVKLRQNIDGKVLRSSLSGYKTTSKNYDIKSLGTNYMNRQRNATFDVNLLNQNDKQFVKYHIGAFAAYNQNRYMDQLGYVDQKINSLTAGIYANKDIDSKNQAKFNVGVGFNYYTALKNELNFLNLSGATDNVFFKEVIAHDFAYNSMDKLNANADVRYILPLKNNKNVVIYTQLRSIFALDNNRNLNVDLNTETTYQVNFGIQLNY from the coding sequence ATGAAATCTACATTAGATTTAAATTCATATGATATATCCTTGTTTGTGCGTAAAAGTACAAACAAGGCTTTATTCTTAATGGCGGCGACATTAGGCGGTATTTCGTTTGCTCAAAATAACGATACAATAAAAATTGATTCAAATCCTTTACACCAACAAGATATTGATCAATTAAATTTGTTACCTATCACCTATGCAAACCAAAATGTAAAAGATTTTACGCATACAGAAGTTTATTTCAAATTCAAAAAAAACGAATTTGCTCGTAAACAAACTGCAGCTGAAACTACACGTTACGGTTTCAAAACACATGGTTTATATAATGTAAATCCTGATTTAAAAATTTTCGGAAATATTGATTTACAAAAATATAACGAGAAAAACTTGGCTTATACTTTAGATGATACCCGAACAGACGACATTGAAGTATTGCATCCTCAATATTATTTTGTGCCAAGAGCTTCAGATTGGAGCAATCAACAATATGATATAAATGCAGGAATCATAAAGAATTTTGGTGGATTTAATTTGGCTGCTAAGGCAGGATTATATGCCAATAAGTTAGCTCGTCAGGTAGATCCAAGACCAGAAATTTCTAACCGTAAATTAAGTGGAGAAATTCAAGCAGGATATACTTTAGGTGCGCATCAACTTTTTGTTTTAGCTGGTTATGGTCGCAAAGACAAAGATTATAATTACTATTATAGCAATTCTCAGCTAAATAATATTGCTTATCCAGAAACGTACATGCGTTTCAACTCTGGATTCGGTCGCGTAGTCAATCGTCCTTATTTAAATTATGGTGCTGGATATTTTTCTCGTACAACTTATAAAAAAGCTGGTGCTGGATATAATTTGAATTTAGAAAATACGCTTATAACTGCTCATTATATCTATCAAAAAAACTTAGAAAATTGGTTTGATGATGAATTTGAAAATGATAAGTTCAAACGTTTTCAATACCAAACAATTTCTTATCAAGGAGGCGTGAAATTACGCCAAAATATTGATGGAAAAGTTTTACGTTCATCGCTAAGTGGTTATAAAACTACTTCTAAAAATTATGATATTAAATCATTAGGAACGAATTACATGAATCGTCAGCGAAATGCTACTTTCGATGTTAATTTATTGAACCAAAATGATAAGCAATTTGTGAAATATCATATCGGTGCATTTGCTGCGTATAACCAAAATAGATACATGGATCAATTAGGCTATGTTGATCAAAAAATTAATTCTTTAACTGCTGGGATTTATGCTAATAAAGATATTGATTCTAAAAATCAGGCGAAATTTAATGTTGGAGTTGGATTCAATTACTATACAGCGTTAAAAAATGAACTAAATTTCTTAAACCTTTCAGGTGCTACAGATAATGTATTTTTTAAGGAAGTTATAGCACATGATTTTGCATATAACTCGATGGATAAATTGAATGCAAATGCTGATGTACGCTACATTTTGCCTCTTAAAAATAACAAAAATGTCGTAATATATACACAATTAAGAAGTATATTCGCATTAGATAATAATAGAAATTTAAATGTTGATTTGAATACAGAAACTACTTATCAAGTAAACTTTGGTATTCAACTTAATTATTAA
- a CDS encoding heavy metal translocating P-type ATPase: MLTLTIDILNFDQNTDYQKVLDQLKTNELIDQVSINSSSKSITIEAKKIFKITEFVYKTLDDFGIKYEFTSETFPILNMTCASCATSSQSFLRRQDGVISADVNYANTSGTIKYVPSKTNPKILKEKLDEIGFELVVPDEEDDDVMPFDEMMALRLKLQKNNTLGAVVLGLPLFIIGMFFMNWEWANFSMWVLSSMILFIFGQKFFVNALQQLKNRTANMDTLVALSTGIAYIFSLYNYIFPHTFHQPGEHHAPIYFEAAGIIVVFILIGKYLEEKAKFKTTQAIQGLMELQPKEVSYLDGDEIKIKAIEEVKINDILIAKAGEKIAVDGTILKGESSFDESSLTGEPLPVDKGIDSKVFTGTINQTQIIHYRADKIGDDTVLAKIIHSVQMAQASKAPVQQLVDKIAGIFVPIVLILALLTFLIWFISNPSENLNLALLTSITVLVIACPCALGLATPTALMVAMGKGARNGILIKDAESLEKAIQVNTIILDKTGTITEGKPVVLGFKWFGNDEDYSVLKSLEQNTNHPISKAILNVIPHNIIVQNNLKISEVIGFGLETTFNNSSYSIGKLDWINEKNIQINSDQKQIIDQYVDQNYTISVFLKNQELIGIFGIADQIKSTSKIAIQNLKKEGIEVFMLTGDQQKAGEKVANEVGIDHVIGNCLPNQKLDYVEQLQKRGKIVAMVGDGINDSAALAKADVSIAMGNGSDIAMDVAQITIMNGDLNKVVQAINLSKQTVKTIKKNLFWAFIYNVIGIPVSAGVLYNYNGFLLNPMIAGAAMAFSSISVVTNSILLNYRKI; the protein is encoded by the coding sequence ATGTTAACCCTTACTATAGATATATTAAATTTTGATCAAAACACCGATTATCAAAAGGTTTTGGATCAACTTAAAACAAATGAATTGATAGATCAAGTATCTATTAATTCTTCTTCAAAATCAATAACAATTGAAGCGAAAAAAATCTTTAAAATAACAGAATTTGTTTACAAAACTCTTGATGATTTTGGAATTAAATACGAGTTTACTTCTGAAACTTTCCCTATACTAAACATGACGTGTGCGTCTTGTGCAACGAGTTCTCAATCTTTTTTAAGAAGACAAGATGGCGTAATATCTGCTGATGTAAATTATGCCAATACATCTGGTACAATCAAGTATGTTCCGTCAAAAACAAATCCTAAAATTTTAAAAGAAAAACTTGATGAAATTGGATTTGAACTTGTAGTTCCGGATGAGGAAGATGATGATGTAATGCCATTTGATGAAATGATGGCTTTACGCCTTAAACTGCAAAAAAATAACACATTAGGCGCTGTTGTGTTAGGTTTACCTTTGTTTATCATTGGTATGTTTTTTATGAATTGGGAATGGGCTAATTTCTCTATGTGGGTTTTAAGTTCAATGATTCTATTCATTTTTGGTCAAAAATTCTTTGTAAATGCGTTACAGCAATTAAAAAATAGAACTGCTAACATGGATACTTTGGTTGCACTAAGTACCGGAATAGCTTACATTTTTAGTTTGTACAACTACATTTTTCCACACACTTTTCATCAACCTGGCGAACACCACGCTCCTATTTATTTTGAAGCTGCTGGGATCATTGTCGTCTTTATTTTAATTGGAAAATATTTAGAGGAAAAAGCAAAATTTAAAACCACTCAAGCCATACAAGGTTTAATGGAATTGCAACCAAAAGAAGTGAGTTATTTAGATGGAGATGAGATTAAAATTAAAGCAATTGAAGAGGTTAAAATCAATGATATTTTAATTGCGAAAGCAGGTGAAAAAATTGCTGTTGATGGAACTATTTTAAAAGGTGAATCTTCTTTTGATGAGAGTTCTTTAACTGGGGAACCTTTACCAGTTGATAAAGGAATTGATTCTAAAGTTTTTACTGGAACAATTAATCAAACGCAAATCATACATTATCGTGCAGATAAAATTGGAGATGATACTGTTTTGGCTAAAATTATACATTCTGTACAAATGGCTCAAGCTTCAAAAGCTCCGGTTCAACAATTAGTAGATAAAATTGCTGGAATTTTTGTTCCAATTGTGTTGATTTTAGCATTGTTAACTTTCTTAATTTGGTTTATTTCAAATCCATCAGAAAATTTAAACTTAGCCTTATTAACTTCTATTACGGTTCTTGTCATTGCATGTCCTTGCGCTCTTGGTTTAGCTACGCCAACTGCTTTAATGGTTGCGATGGGAAAAGGTGCACGAAATGGAATTTTAATTAAAGATGCCGAAAGTTTAGAAAAAGCAATTCAAGTTAATACCATAATTTTAGATAAAACTGGTACAATTACAGAAGGTAAACCTGTTGTCCTTGGATTTAAATGGTTTGGAAATGATGAAGATTACTCTGTTTTAAAAAGTTTAGAACAAAATACTAATCATCCAATTTCTAAAGCTATTTTAAATGTTATTCCGCATAATATTATTGTTCAAAATAATTTAAAAATTTCTGAAGTCATTGGTTTTGGATTAGAAACTACGTTCAATAATTCTAGCTATTCTATTGGTAAGTTAGATTGGATAAATGAAAAAAACATTCAAATTAATTCTGATCAAAAACAAATTATAGATCAATATGTTGATCAAAATTATACGATTTCAGTCTTTTTAAAAAATCAAGAATTAATCGGAATATTTGGGATTGCAGATCAGATTAAATCAACATCAAAAATCGCAATTCAAAATCTTAAAAAGGAAGGAATTGAAGTTTTTATGCTAACTGGAGATCAACAAAAAGCTGGTGAAAAAGTCGCAAATGAAGTCGGAATTGATCATGTGATTGGAAATTGTTTACCAAACCAAAAATTAGATTATGTTGAACAATTGCAAAAGCGTGGTAAAATTGTAGCAATGGTTGGTGACGGAATTAATGATTCTGCTGCATTAGCCAAAGCTGATGTTTCTATTGCGATGGGAAATGGTTCTGATATCGCGATGGACGTCGCGCAAATCACTATTATGAATGGAGATTTGAATAAAGTTGTTCAAGCAATTAATTTATCAAAACAAACAGTCAAAACGATTAAAAAGAATTTGTTTTGGGCATTTATTTACAACGTAATTGGTATTCCAGTTTCAGCTGGCGTTTTATACAATTACAACGGTTTTCTCTTAAATCCTATGATTGCCGGCGCAGCTATGGCGTTTAGTAGCATTAGTGTGGTAACGAATAGTATTTTATTGAATTACCGTAAAATTTAA
- a CDS encoding DUF4876 domain-containing protein — protein MYKKLLVLTPFIAGLLFNSCSDDDFGGMNLTPVSVTTHVKFGGDFVTDKQAVNANVTFRNVDTGVEYIGITDANGNYVLPTILPGKYTATVNFSLTPTQFEEYFGYNSGSEDDIIFNGVTQNIDILTSGTTITVELFSVNSIGGLVIKQVYYGGSHTTRGASFRDQFVEIYNNSNEVIYADGLIFAQLFGNNTIGTEPFNLPSGQLNWAMSEGNTKGNAANTDYVYADNVYRIPGSGEQYPIQPGKSIIIAATAINHKSNYTDNNGNSVSIQEPELTVDLSNADFEANLTSYTGNQYRYDIQNPNVPDLEIVHWVSGQDMILDNQGRDGFIIFKATPDEIASFDKLRNPSGANNNLYLQIPNSLIIDGLDTTRDLANNLVPKKLNVRDDAGVTYLPTGAFSSQSVIRKTQKVINGRIILKDTNNSTEDFVTIKAEPKAFAN, from the coding sequence ATGTACAAAAAGTTACTTGTCTTAACACCATTTATCGCTGGATTATTATTTAATTCATGTTCGGATGATGATTTTGGAGGAATGAATTTAACTCCTGTAAGTGTAACAACTCACGTTAAATTTGGAGGTGATTTTGTAACGGATAAACAAGCCGTAAATGCAAATGTTACATTTCGTAATGTAGATACAGGTGTAGAATATATAGGTATCACAGATGCAAACGGTAATTATGTTTTACCAACAATTTTACCTGGAAAATATACAGCAACAGTTAATTTTTCTCTAACTCCTACTCAATTCGAAGAATATTTTGGATATAATTCTGGTTCAGAAGATGATATTATTTTCAATGGAGTTACACAGAATATTGATATTCTAACAAGTGGCACAACAATTACAGTTGAATTATTTTCAGTAAATTCTATCGGTGGTTTAGTTATTAAACAAGTTTATTATGGTGGATCGCACACAACAAGAGGCGCTTCTTTCCGTGATCAATTTGTTGAAATTTACAACAATTCCAATGAAGTTATTTACGCAGATGGATTAATTTTCGCACAATTATTTGGTAATAATACAATTGGTACAGAACCTTTTAACTTACCATCAGGCCAGTTAAATTGGGCAATGAGCGAAGGTAATACGAAAGGTAATGCAGCAAATACAGATTATGTTTATGCAGATAATGTTTATCGTATTCCAGGTTCAGGAGAGCAATATCCTATTCAACCAGGAAAAAGTATTATCATTGCAGCAACAGCAATTAATCATAAATCAAATTACACAGACAATAACGGAAATTCAGTAAGTATACAAGAACCTGAATTAACTGTTGATTTATCTAACGCTGATTTTGAAGCTAATTTAACTTCATACACAGGAAATCAATACCGTTACGACATCCAAAATCCAAATGTTCCAGATTTAGAAATTGTACATTGGGTTTCTGGGCAAGATATGATTTTAGATAATCAGGGACGTGATGGATTTATAATTTTTAAAGCAACTCCTGACGAAATTGCTTCTTTCGATAAACTTAGAAATCCGAGTGGAGCTAATAATAATTTATACTTACAAATACCTAATTCATTAATTATTGATGGTTTAGATACAACGCGAGATTTAGCTAATAATTTAGTCCCTAAAAAATTAAATGTTAGAGATGATGCTGGTGTAACTTATTTACCAACTGGAGCGTTTAGTTCTCAGTCAGTTATTAGAAAAACTCAGAAAGTAATCAATGGTCGTATTATCTTAAAAGACACGAATAATTCGACTGAAGATTTCGTAACAATTAAAGCAGAGCCAAAAGCTTTCGCTAATTAA
- a CDS encoding cryptochrome/photolyase family protein: protein MDRVNIFWFRRDLRLEDNIGLYHALKQDLPVLPLFIFDHNILSELNDKYDRRVDYIHQSLENLNNQLSKLYSSLLIRYGNPIEVLLQLKNEYNIENIFCNEDFELYGINRDNEVKKHFNLHQFKDHVIFRFDEILKKDNTPYTVFTPYSKQWKLKLTDSDFKEYELNLNNFYTSKFDFPTLQSLGFQKTDIEFSSPNIPLDSLSNYKETRDIPSLNSTTKLSLPLRFGTISIHKCVRFAHNHQLETWLNELIWRDFFIQILAHFPATTYSAFKPKYDNIQWINNEKEFDLWCKGETGYPIVDAGMKELNATGFMHNRVRMIVASFLCKHLLIDWRWGESYFASKLNDYEMASNVGNWQWASSSGCDATPYFRVFNPTLQQQKFDKDFKYIKKWIPNFDEQNYIEPIVPHDFARQRAIETYKIGLNSF, encoded by the coding sequence ATGGATAGAGTTAATATTTTTTGGTTTAGAAGAGATTTAAGATTAGAAGATAATATTGGTTTATATCATGCACTTAAGCAAGATTTACCAGTACTTCCTTTATTCATTTTTGATCATAATATTTTAAGTGAATTAAACGATAAGTACGATCGTCGTGTAGATTATATACACCAAAGTTTAGAAAATTTAAATAATCAACTTTCAAAACTATATTCATCATTATTAATTAGATATGGTAATCCAATTGAAGTTTTACTACAATTAAAAAATGAATATAATATTGAAAACATTTTTTGTAATGAAGATTTTGAATTGTATGGAATTAATCGTGATAACGAAGTAAAAAAGCATTTCAATTTACATCAATTCAAAGATCATGTGATTTTCAGATTTGATGAAATTCTTAAAAAAGATAATACTCCTTATACCGTATTTACACCCTATTCTAAACAATGGAAATTAAAACTTACTGATTCAGATTTTAAGGAATATGAACTAAATTTAAATAATTTTTATACTTCAAAATTTGATTTTCCAACGCTTCAATCACTAGGTTTTCAAAAAACTGATATAGAATTTAGTTCACCCAATATCCCACTCGATTCTTTATCCAATTATAAGGAAACTCGTGATATTCCAAGTTTAAATTCTACTACTAAATTAAGTTTACCCTTACGATTCGGAACCATTTCTATTCATAAATGTGTAAGATTTGCTCATAATCATCAATTAGAAACTTGGTTAAATGAATTAATTTGGAGAGATTTTTTTATACAAATTTTAGCTCATTTCCCTGCTACAACTTATTCTGCTTTCAAGCCTAAATATGATAACATTCAATGGATCAATAACGAAAAAGAGTTTGATCTTTGGTGTAAAGGCGAAACTGGCTACCCAATTGTTGATGCAGGAATGAAAGAATTAAATGCAACAGGATTTATGCATAATCGTGTACGTATGATTGTAGCAAGTTTTCTTTGTAAGCATCTTTTAATCGATTGGCGTTGGGGCGAATCTTATTTTGCATCAAAATTAAATGACTACGAAATGGCTTCTAATGTTGGTAATTGGCAATGGGCTTCAAGTTCTGGATGCGATGCAACTCCATATTTCAGAGTCTTTAACCCTACTTTACAACAACAAAAATTTGATAAAGATTTTAAATATATCAAAAAATGGATCCCAAATTTTGATGAACAAAATTATATTGAACCAATTGTTCCGCACGATTTTGCTAGACAACGTGCGATTGAAACTTATAAAATTGGATTAAATAGTTTTTAA